Within Bradymonas sediminis, the genomic segment TTTGCAGGGCCGCTTCTTCGTAGGATCGGTCGCAGGCGTTCGGCTCACCGGCGCCTTTTGCGAACACCGCCAGGTGATTGGCCACCACCCGCTGGGAGCCATCGGAGGGGTTGTTGACGACGCCGCTGCCGCGCACCCACATCGCGCTTGAGCCGCCGCCGTCGAGGTTCACCGCGCTATGCGCGCCGAGCCCCTTCATCACATTGGCCAACTCCACGCAGGTCATGCCGCGGCTCGAGGTGCTCCGTCCGTCGACCACCGCCATATAGAGGGTGCGTTTGTCGGCCGAGATCCCCATCGCCGTACGGGGGTGGCGCTGGGAGCAATGGGACGGGCGACTGGGGTTGGTGGTGATGGATTGACCGTCTTCGACCAGCACGCCCAGGCCCGAAGTCACCGAGCGCATCCAACTCTCGGCGCCGCGGGATTCGTTCGACCCCGAGAACTCGACCCGGTTCTTGCCAAACGCGACATAGGTATTCGCCGCGCCGTCGCTGCTGCCCGACCAATGCTGCCCCTCACCGATCGCCAACCCGCTGGTCGAATAGCCCGAATAGTTGAAGAAGTCGCCGTTTATTACCGCCTCGGCCCCGACCAGGCTGCCGAAAGAAGACGGCGTGCGCTGACGCTCATTCGACTTGGTGGTCCGCACGCCCACGCCGGCTTTGCACAGGTCGACCTCGAGCGCGTGAATGCGGTTGGGCCCCGACGCGGTGCGATAGAGCTTGCGCATGCCGGGGTGCGGCGAACTCCAGGTGTCTGCCGCCACGGCCTCTGGGACGCATGCCAAAAGGGTGAGCGTCGCGAGGGTTATGACCAGACTCGGGCGAAGGGCGTTCGCCCTGGTGTTTAGGCCGACTTGTCTCATCTTCTGGGCTCCTCTCAAGCTGGTTAATATCTATTAGTTCAATGGGTATTGGACTAGCAGCGCATGATTGAGTGGGTCAATAGGCGAAGATGAGGGTGAGATACCAGCGAGTAAAACCCCTCGGCCCGCTTGTAGGTATGTCGATGTACACGCGATCGCCTTCGGCGCACACCTCTGGGGCACTCACCGCGCCCGAGTGAGACAAGTTGGCACGCTGGAGGGGATTGCACGGGCCGCGAGCACGACTTCGGCGCATACTTTTGGGGTACTCACCGCGCCCAAGTGAGACAAATTGGCGCGCTGGAGAGGGTTGCACGAGTCACGAGTTCGCCTTCGCCCTCTACCTCTGTGCATCTCACTGGCCAGAGTGAGACATCATGGCACAGGTGATGCGTGCTCGGGTGTCTGACCACGTTAGTCGCAGCGGGCAATGCGGTGTTCGTGCGCACTCGTTAGCGTAACTTCACGATACGACTTGCTTTGCGGTGGTAGACGGAAAAGCTGCGAAACCGGGGGAGATGCGCCGGGTTGGGGTCCTTGCCTTTCTTCGCCTTCTTGTTGGCCGGTTCAAGCACAACTTTACGCGAGGCGGCCTGGACGGTGCAGATGTAGGCGTGGCCCATATGTTCCCAATGGCGGGGGAAGTCGTCGGCGAAGCGCTCGAGGTCGTAGGCGGTGATGCCCAAAAGGTCGACGAGGTCGGGGCGCAGGTCGTCGGTCTCGAGCAAGGCGAGTTCTTGGGCGGATTGAAGACCGAGGGTTTGGAGCTTTGACAGGAGGAAGTCGTGGGGGGATATGGGCGCGGGCTCGCACTTCCAATAGCGCTCGGGTTCGGGCCAATCGGCCAGGAGGCTCCAGAGGTGAAGGTCCTCGCGGACCTTGTCGTCCGCGCCCTTAAATAGCCCGCCGGGGAAGGTGCGCCCGGCGAGGATAAAGTCGGCGACGACTTTGAACAGTTTGGGACCGCGCAGGGCTTCTTCGCGCGCCGAGATGGTGACGCCGGCGAGGTTGCGCTCGACGAGGGCGACGATATGGGGGGCGCCGTGTTTTCGCATCATCTCAGCCTTGCCGACAGCTTCGTCGCCCAGCCCCGCGTCGGCGAGCGCCGCGTAGCTGCAGGGCAGGAGCATACGGCCGGTGCCGCGCACGCCGATGCCGGTATCGCCCAGCCAGAAGTGGTCGAGGACAAGACCGGCGACCGGGTAGTCCGTCGGCTTTTGATCCACCGCCGCCTCGGCCGGGCGCGGCGGATCGTAGGGCCACACGCTCAACTCCAGCTCACCGTTTGACCACGGCTCGGATTGTCCGGGCGGCGTCTTCTTGGTGGCGCGTTTTTTGAGCGCGCGCTCGCGCAGCACACACGCGGTCTCGGGGATGCGCTCGAGCAAATAACGCGCGAAGTCGGCGGTTGGTGGGAAGTCGAGGGTATCTTGAGTTGGCTTAAGGATAGGCGCGCCGACCCACTCGCGCAGGCTGGTCGCGACCTGGCGCGCCTCGCGAAGGGCGGATGCGTGCAGGCCGTGGCGCTGCGGGTCGCCCGCGCGAAGCATGGCGATCTCGGCATAAACCTCATTGTCGACGCCAGTCAGCAGCGCGGCGCGCTCGTGGTGGACGTCGCGCGAATTCGTCTGTCCCAGGAGGCCGCGGTTGAGCTGCAAGAGCGCGACGAGATCGCAGGCAATGCCGGCCATGGTGTCATCGGCGCTAATGAGCATCCGCGCGGCGTGGCCGTCGACCGGGAGCTCGGCCAATTGCCGGCCCTTGTCGGTCATCCGAGCTTGGTCGTCGAGCGCATCTGCGGCGATCAGACGCCGGCGAGCCTCGGCGACCGCGAACTCGGGCGGTTCGGTCACCCAGGGCGCGTCATCAAAGGCGTCGCCGTCGAGACCGCAGACTCCCGCGTGCAGAAGTACGTCGTCGAGTTCGATGCGCTCAACTTCTGGTGCGGTCGTGGTCGAGGGCCGAAAGCGCTGGCTCCACAGGCGCACGCAGCGCCCCGGGCGCACACGTCCGGCGCGCCCCGCGCGCTGGTCCATCGAGTCTTCGGCGATCGGCACCATCGCTAAAGCCGAGCGCCCGCCGCGATGGATGCGCATGCGCGCCAGCCCGCTGTCGATGACGGTGGTGACGCCGGGGAGCGTGACCGAGGTCTCGGCGACGTTGGTCGACAGGTAGACGCGGCGTTTGTTCTTGGATTGGGCGAGCGCGGACTTCATTTTGTCGGGGGGCAGGCCGCCGTGGACGGCGACCGGCTCCAGATTATGCTGGCTGGCCACCTTCGAGAGTGCCTGCATGCACCCATTTATCTCGCCCTTGCCGGGCAAGAATACGAGGATATCGCCGCCTTCGTCATCCGGATGATTCGCCTTCGAGTCGAGCTGCGCGGCCTGGCGTACCGCGTCGGCGACCCGGCGCTCAAGGCCCTGGGCCGATGGAGCCGCGGGAGCCGCCGGCGCGTCGATATAGCTGATATCGACGGGAAAGCTTCGGCCCAGCGCCTCTAGATGATGCGTCTTGAGCCCGTGGGCGGCGAGCTGCGCGCTGAGGTCTTCGACGTCGAGGGTCGCGGACGTGATGACAAGGGGGCAGTCGTCGCGCTTAGTTTTGGCCCGAGCCAATAAGATCGCGGCGATCAGATCGACCTGCCAACTGCGCTCGTGAAACTCGTCGATGAGCACCCCGGCAAAGAGCGACTCTTTCGCATTTTGTTGGGCGGCGAGCATGCGAAGGGCGACGCCGGTGGTGGCGAAGATGACCTTTGTTTGGTTGCTCGTCCGGTCA encodes:
- a CDS encoding helicase-related protein, whose product is MQLPVDEIRAVFLDALSGPAPIIVTAPTGSGKSTRLPLWMADACDSDDKPVLVVEPRRVACRSLAGWLSEQRGEKVGHSIGYRVRFDDRTSNQTKVIFATTGVALRMLAAQQNAKESLFAGVLIDEFHERSWQVDLIAAILLARAKTKRDDCPLVITSATLDVEDLSAQLAAHGLKTHHLEALGRSFPVDISYIDAPAAPAAPSAQGLERRVADAVRQAAQLDSKANHPDDEGGDILVFLPGKGEINGCMQALSKVASQHNLEPVAVHGGLPPDKMKSALAQSKNKRRVYLSTNVAETSVTLPGVTTVIDSGLARMRIHRGGRSALAMVPIAEDSMDQRAGRAGRVRPGRCVRLWSQRFRPSTTTAPEVERIELDDVLLHAGVCGLDGDAFDDAPWVTEPPEFAVAEARRRLIAADALDDQARMTDKGRQLAELPVDGHAARMLISADDTMAGIACDLVALLQLNRGLLGQTNSRDVHHERAALLTGVDNEVYAEIAMLRAGDPQRHGLHASALREARQVATSLREWVGAPILKPTQDTLDFPPTADFARYLLERIPETACVLRERALKKRATKKTPPGQSEPWSNGELELSVWPYDPPRPAEAAVDQKPTDYPVAGLVLDHFWLGDTGIGVRGTGRMLLPCSYAALADAGLGDEAVGKAEMMRKHGAPHIVALVERNLAGVTISAREEALRGPKLFKVVADFILAGRTFPGGLFKGADDKVREDLHLWSLLADWPEPERYWKCEPAPISPHDFLLSKLQTLGLQSAQELALLETDDLRPDLVDLLGITAYDLERFADDFPRHWEHMGHAYICTVQAASRKVVLEPANKKAKKGKDPNPAHLPRFRSFSVYHRKASRIVKLR